In Zobellia roscoffensis, the following are encoded in one genomic region:
- a CDS encoding OmpA family protein — MKFRIFILLFIWVVAPSFGQEMTSKGDKLFYSYAYDDAIVEYNKQMQQGKFITNHQLLNLADSYFKTGEYNKASKLYLDINKNDTIMSAHRFNKMLQSLAKISEQERVKAFLKSKSNILESELVENAGFNYLLLDKTETESAGFFIFTLNGNSEFSDFSPAFHDDKLLFSSGRKNKSKRIYGPSGESYLDIYEADIEKGGNINNVNVYKGVPDSPYHKSTPYYSSTNGGTYYVLSNANGKNLAFDEKGKNALSIGMAYEGGLFRFLLKDLSTSFYYPFYDEASERLYFAANFDDSYGGTDLYYVVTNNGQVMSEPINMGPRINTPGNEIAPFVYDNSLFFSSDVFYGLGGMDVYRSNMQPDNTLSIPVNLGEGINSKYDEFGFIIRPGEGHELMGYFSSNRPGGKGNDDIYGFKIASKPGPRTLIFKGTVVKPPYDTPISDVEVKVFDIDGNVLSEMMTKADGTYQVEIPYTDVVSMEIVKEGYSTFKQSYNPKELEELLKAPALVELVSFGDIVEEKEGKKVLDLNTFFFETGRSNVTIAMTSELDKVVDAIKKFPKLKISIETHTDSKGGSSSNKRISEKRSMAIKDYLLTNGVPDANINKVVGYGEEKIVNNCTNGVYCLDFLHKQNLRTLFVIDNYDEINK; from the coding sequence ATGAAATTCAGAATCTTCATATTACTTTTTATATGGGTTGTAGCACCGTCTTTCGGTCAAGAAATGACATCCAAAGGTGATAAGTTATTTTATAGCTACGCTTATGATGATGCTATTGTTGAGTATAATAAGCAAATGCAACAGGGTAAGTTTATTACCAATCACCAACTCCTGAATTTAGCGGATTCTTACTTTAAGACCGGTGAATACAATAAGGCCTCTAAGTTATATCTTGATATCAATAAGAACGATACCATTATGTCTGCCCATCGTTTTAACAAGATGTTGCAGAGTTTGGCTAAAATTTCAGAGCAAGAAAGAGTTAAGGCCTTTCTGAAATCTAAGAGTAATATACTGGAAAGTGAATTGGTAGAGAACGCTGGATTTAATTATCTATTATTGGATAAAACAGAAACCGAATCCGCTGGGTTCTTTATTTTTACACTTAACGGAAATAGTGAGTTTTCGGATTTTTCACCTGCTTTTCATGATGATAAGTTGTTATTCAGTAGTGGAAGAAAGAATAAATCAAAACGTATTTATGGGCCTTCTGGGGAGTCGTATTTAGATATTTACGAAGCTGATATTGAAAAGGGAGGAAACATAAACAATGTTAATGTTTATAAAGGAGTTCCTGATTCGCCTTACCATAAATCTACTCCGTATTACTCTAGCACTAACGGAGGTACCTACTATGTGCTTTCCAATGCTAATGGTAAAAACCTAGCTTTTGATGAAAAAGGGAAGAATGCACTGTCCATTGGTATGGCATATGAAGGAGGTCTTTTTAGATTCTTACTAAAAGATTTAAGTACTTCGTTTTATTATCCTTTTTATGACGAAGCGAGCGAGCGGTTATATTTTGCGGCTAATTTTGATGACAGCTATGGAGGTACAGATTTATATTATGTAGTGACCAATAATGGGCAGGTGATGTCAGAACCCATCAATATGGGACCTAGAATCAATACGCCAGGAAACGAGATAGCGCCGTTTGTATATGATAATAGTCTTTTCTTTTCTTCCGATGTTTTTTACGGCCTAGGCGGTATGGATGTTTATCGTAGTAACATGCAACCGGACAATACCTTGAGTATTCCTGTGAATTTAGGAGAAGGAATCAATTCAAAATATGATGAATTCGGGTTTATTATTCGCCCCGGTGAAGGCCATGAATTAATGGGGTATTTTTCTTCAAATAGACCAGGAGGTAAGGGTAATGATGATATTTATGGTTTCAAAATAGCGAGCAAACCAGGTCCGCGTACACTAATATTTAAGGGAACTGTTGTGAAACCTCCATACGATACTCCTATTTCAGATGTTGAGGTAAAGGTATTTGATATTGATGGTAACGTCTTGAGTGAAATGATGACGAAAGCAGATGGTACCTATCAAGTAGAAATACCCTATACAGATGTAGTTTCCATGGAAATCGTAAAAGAGGGGTATTCTACTTTTAAACAAAGTTACAATCCCAAAGAATTGGAAGAATTGCTAAAAGCACCGGCACTGGTTGAATTAGTGTCTTTTGGTGATATTGTTGAAGAAAAAGAGGGTAAGAAAGTACTTGATTTAAATACATTCTTTTTTGAAACGGGAAGAAGCAACGTAACGATTGCAATGACTTCTGAACTGGATAAAGTAGTAGATGCTATCAAGAAATTTCCTAAACTTAAAATATCCATAGAAACCCATACGGATAGTAAGGGGGGAAGCAGCTCTAACAAACGAATTTCAGAGAAACGGTCAATGGCTATTAAGGATTATTTATTGACAAATGGAGTTCCTGATGCCAATATAAATAAAGTAGTAGGGTACGGAGAAGAAAAGATTGTAAATAACTGTACTAACGGAGTGTATTGTCTTGATTTTCTACACAAACAAAACTTAAGAACTCTATTTGTAATTGATAATTATGATGAGATTAATAAGTAA
- a CDS encoding PorP/SprF family type IX secretion system membrane protein yields the protein MQYRTLKSFYGYICLLIGVLFISANGFAQKEPQYTQYMYNIGSFNPGYVGSVQNPEIAAAYRAQWLDVDGSPRTIRLGTNIPFSNEMTGMGFNIISDQLGPSTQTYVELAYSYQFNVSDNTKLSFGMDAGGSFLNVDFSKGTFENPGEPILGRETISKFYPTIGAGLFLYEDDIWYLGASIPNFLTDGIYNDDVATIIEDKMQFNFIGGYVFDVSETLKFKPAFLINYINGSPVNTNLSANFMFNDKFTMGASYRLGSAVSGLVGFHITNGSFVGYSYDYNTNPLGEFSSGSHEVILKFYLGRGDGSSGSNKSLKGKPKQIDTPRFF from the coding sequence ATGCAGTATAGAACACTAAAATCCTTTTACGGTTACATCTGTTTGCTTATAGGTGTATTGTTCATTTCGGCAAATGGTTTTGCTCAAAAAGAACCGCAGTATACACAGTATATGTACAATATTGGTAGTTTTAACCCCGGTTACGTAGGTTCGGTTCAGAATCCTGAAATAGCTGCTGCATATCGTGCACAATGGCTAGATGTAGATGGTTCGCCACGCACCATTCGTTTGGGTACGAACATACCTTTTTCAAATGAGATGACGGGTATGGGCTTTAACATAATTAGCGACCAATTGGGGCCGTCAACTCAGACGTATGTAGAATTGGCCTATTCATATCAGTTTAATGTTTCGGACAATACAAAACTTTCATTTGGTATGGATGCTGGTGGTTCATTTTTAAATGTAGATTTTTCAAAAGGTACGTTTGAAAATCCTGGAGAGCCTATCTTAGGACGTGAGACTATTTCAAAATTCTACCCTACTATTGGAGCGGGTTTGTTTTTGTATGAAGACGATATCTGGTATTTAGGGGCGTCTATTCCTAACTTTTTAACGGATGGAATTTATAATGATGATGTAGCCACGATTATAGAAGATAAAATGCAGTTCAATTTTATAGGGGGCTATGTTTTTGATGTCTCAGAAACCTTGAAATTTAAACCAGCATTTTTAATTAATTACATTAATGGTTCACCGGTAAATACTAACCTTAGTGCTAACTTTATGTTTAACGATAAGTTTACCATGGGGGCATCGTATCGGTTAGGAAGTGCGGTTAGCGGTTTGGTAGGTTTTCACATAACCAATGGCAGTTTTGTTGGATACTCGTATGATTACAACACGAATCCGTTAGGAGAATTCAGTAGTGGTTCGCATGAAGTAATTCTTAAGTTTTATTTAGGTAGAGGAGATGGTTCAAGCGGAAGTAATAAGAGCTTGAAAGGGAAGCCAAAACAAATAGATACGCCAAGATTTTTCTAA
- a CDS encoding T9SS type B sorting domain-containing protein: protein MKLKKKKARFAHSMRAHGKIVLLLLLVLGVGFVANAQVVSLSTSATNVTEGGANPTFTISRNSNPATTNTVTYSVTGTTTSGQDFTALGGTVALNFFIPSVTTTINITDDNLVENLETIIITLQTATGGATINNGARIATFNITDNDTGTFTLSRTPATLAEDAAGTATFTLSLDKVNATGANVTVPYNFNAAGANQGTATYGTDYTAPGAVSGNLTFANGTNTAQVLVVDPTPDTTPESDETIILTLGNPSNNTKFNYTQMPVAQRTVTIIDNDCAAGDAAPTINGRANTVCNPPTASVNLNTYVVGGAGGAPAGSSLRWSDTANPTTEGALRAATITASGTYHAVYWADDNSCFTGSNPVTITFSTPPSAGTVTTPSDACNNANDDFGPTRIPLNSLITGNDPGTWAYTSGPATVNPTGANNQVNFRGQPEGAYVYTFTTTGAVAPCVNESKSVTIKVVDCNNCAAKVAPSLDTSVQRTFCDDITTSLNDYISGNPPTGTVLRWALDPDDPIGNPVPANRINDPLPGSYYAYYYDGADNCAGPTLTISLEQNETPEILGTPSGDSRCGPGRVVLRATATQNATINWFNRATGGSPIGTGASFTINNLASTTTYYVEAEANGCTSSPRVQVEAVVFPPVTAGNPENASSCNDATFGTTTLDLDTTFADTASAGNWAWSSGPANATINGENVVDFQGLPNGTYVFAYTTTGAQEPCVNETAEVTIAVSSCDTDDDGDGLLGGLEAILGTDPNNPDSDEDGINDGIEVGDDTANPLDGDGDGIIDALDSNVLDTDSDGVVDQLDPGNENACIPDNSNGLCDTDGDGITDGQEEADGTNPLDACDPDINNGNCDPTPIDLEVLKTVDKAEAIAGDEVIFTISVNNLSNRVGRNVIIGEMLETGFQYKAHNATDGSYDLATGEWTIAEIPAGGTVTLTITVDVLEGGPYTNIAELLQSFPVDENPANDSSEVTLNIDLPEGIDLVLEKLARIVKEEDTLGIQHPFADLKSVNPLVGQEVIFTIKVTNKSNEDAVSNIQVLDSISSIEDSDFVFISGIADKGDYTPETGIWLIPELIKNEVATLEIRVQFPVVDDFQNTAEIIRSSPVDSEGKYDNNKATVDVKIWERTDAELGIIFNQFSPNNDGTNDVLKINKEHESGTIDLVYDIKIFNRYGKVVFEGDQMTDEVIWDGTWEGKQAPDGTYFYVLNVNLQEGETVEGFETNTTKKGWIQLIR from the coding sequence ATGAAATTGAAAAAGAAAAAAGCTCGCTTTGCCCATAGTATGAGAGCACATGGCAAAATCGTTCTATTGTTGCTTTTAGTTTTGGGTGTTGGCTTTGTTGCTAATGCTCAGGTTGTTTCTCTATCCACTTCGGCAACCAATGTCACGGAAGGAGGAGCAAATCCGACCTTTACTATTTCTAGGAATTCAAATCCTGCAACGACTAATACAGTTACGTACAGCGTAACAGGGACTACAACCTCTGGACAGGATTTTACAGCACTCGGAGGAACAGTTGCTTTGAACTTTTTTATTCCATCTGTTACTACTACAATAAATATTACGGATGATAATTTGGTTGAAAACCTCGAGACTATAATTATCACTTTGCAGACTGCAACTGGTGGAGCTACCATAAACAACGGGGCTAGAATAGCGACCTTTAATATTACAGATAATGATACAGGTACGTTTACTTTAAGTAGAACACCCGCAACTCTTGCTGAAGATGCTGCGGGTACAGCAACCTTTACACTTTCTCTTGATAAGGTAAATGCTACTGGAGCGAATGTTACCGTTCCCTATAATTTTAATGCGGCAGGAGCAAATCAGGGTACAGCAACCTACGGTACAGATTATACGGCACCTGGCGCAGTAAGTGGTAATTTAACTTTTGCGAACGGAACCAATACAGCTCAAGTATTGGTGGTAGACCCAACCCCGGATACAACACCAGAGTCGGATGAAACGATTATTTTAACCTTAGGTAACCCAAGTAACAACACTAAGTTCAACTATACCCAAATGCCAGTCGCTCAGCGAACGGTAACGATTATAGATAATGATTGTGCTGCAGGAGATGCTGCACCAACTATAAACGGAAGGGCAAATACAGTTTGTAATCCTCCAACGGCCTCCGTTAATCTAAATACTTACGTAGTAGGTGGTGCTGGTGGTGCGCCCGCAGGAAGCTCACTACGCTGGAGTGACACGGCCAATCCAACTACAGAAGGAGCTTTAAGGGCTGCTACAATAACGGCTTCTGGTACATATCACGCTGTATATTGGGCAGATGATAACTCTTGTTTTACGGGTAGTAATCCTGTTACTATAACGTTTAGTACACCGCCATCTGCAGGCACCGTAACTACGCCATCAGATGCATGTAACAATGCTAATGATGACTTTGGACCTACACGTATTCCTTTGAATTCATTAATTACCGGTAACGATCCTGGTACTTGGGCCTATACTTCCGGTCCGGCAACGGTTAATCCTACAGGAGCGAATAATCAAGTGAATTTTAGGGGGCAGCCAGAAGGTGCCTATGTATACACATTTACGACTACTGGAGCAGTTGCTCCTTGTGTAAACGAATCAAAATCAGTAACTATTAAAGTTGTAGACTGCAATAATTGCGCCGCTAAAGTAGCGCCAAGTTTAGATACATCTGTTCAAAGAACCTTTTGTGACGACATTACCACTTCTTTAAATGATTATATATCAGGAAATCCCCCTACTGGTACCGTATTACGTTGGGCATTGGACCCCGATGATCCGATAGGAAACCCTGTTCCTGCAAATCGAATAAATGACCCGTTGCCAGGCTCTTACTATGCATATTATTATGATGGAGCAGATAATTGTGCGGGGCCTACATTGACAATATCATTAGAACAGAATGAGACGCCCGAAATTCTTGGTACTCCATCAGGAGATAGCAGGTGCGGACCAGGAAGGGTGGTACTGAGAGCTACAGCTACTCAAAATGCTACCATTAATTGGTTTAACCGCGCAACGGGAGGTTCTCCCATAGGAACTGGAGCTAGTTTTACGATTAATAATTTAGCAAGTACTACTACGTATTATGTAGAGGCAGAAGCCAATGGTTGTACTTCATCTCCAAGAGTACAGGTTGAGGCAGTTGTTTTTCCTCCTGTCACCGCAGGAAACCCGGAAAATGCATCTTCCTGTAATGATGCCACATTTGGCACTACCACTTTAGATTTGGATACGACTTTTGCCGATACTGCTAGTGCAGGTAATTGGGCTTGGTCCTCAGGTCCTGCCAATGCAACCATTAATGGTGAGAATGTGGTGGATTTTCAAGGTTTGCCAAATGGTACGTATGTGTTTGCATATACCACAACAGGTGCTCAAGAGCCCTGTGTTAATGAAACAGCTGAGGTTACTATCGCTGTAAGTAGTTGTGATACGGATGATGATGGAGATGGATTGTTAGGTGGTCTAGAAGCTATATTGGGTACGGATCCCAATAACCCTGATTCAGACGAAGATGGTATTAATGACGGAATTGAAGTTGGTGATGATACTGCCAATCCACTAGACGGAGATGGAGATGGTATAATAGATGCTTTAGATTCCAATGTTTTGGATACAGATAGTGACGGTGTAGTAGATCAATTAGATCCAGGTAACGAAAACGCTTGTATTCCAGATAATTCCAACGGACTTTGTGATACCGATGGTGATGGTATTACGGACGGACAAGAGGAAGCGGATGGCACCAATCCTCTAGATGCTTGTGATCCTGATATCAATAATGGGAACTGCGACCCAACCCCTATAGATCTTGAGGTGCTAAAAACAGTAGATAAGGCGGAAGCCATTGCTGGTGATGAGGTTATTTTTACTATTAGTGTGAACAACCTTTCTAACCGAGTGGGTCGTAATGTTATTATAGGCGAAATGTTGGAAACAGGTTTTCAATACAAAGCCCATAATGCTACGGATGGTAGCTATGATTTAGCCACGGGAGAATGGACAATAGCTGAGATCCCTGCGGGTGGTACGGTTACTCTAACCATTACGGTTGATGTGCTGGAAGGCGGTCCCTATACCAATATAGCCGAATTGTTACAATCGTTCCCGGTAGACGAAAACCCTGCTAATGACAGCTCGGAGGTTACTTTAAATATTGATTTGCCTGAAGGGATAGATTTAGTGTTGGAGAAATTGGCTAGAATCGTAAAAGAGGAAGATACTTTGGGAATTCAACATCCTTTTGCTGATTTAAAAAGTGTAAACCCATTGGTTGGGCAGGAAGTTATTTTCACTATAAAAGTTACGAATAAATCGAATGAAGATGCGGTTTCTAATATTCAGGTTCTTGATTCTATATCTTCGATAGAAGATAGTGATTTTGTGTTCATAAGTGGAATAGCTGATAAAGGAGATTACACACCTGAAACAGGAATTTGGCTGATACCAGAACTGATTAAAAATGAAGTTGCTACACTTGAAATTAGGGTGCAATTTCCAGTCGTGGATGATTTTCAAAACACAGCAGAAATTATTCGTTCCTCTCCTGTTGATAGCGAAGGTAAGTATGATAATAATAAAGCTACGGTAGATGTAAAGATTTGGGAAAGGACGGATGCGGAATTAGGAATCATTTTCAATCAATTCTCGCCAAACAATGACGGTACAAATGATGTGCTTAAAATAAATAAGGAACATGAGTCTGGTACGATAGACCTTGTCTACGATATCAAAATTTTCAATAGATACGGAAAGGTGGTTTTTGAAGGTGATCAAATGACCGATGAGGTTATTTGGGATGGAACATGGGAAGGTAAACAAGCACCGGACGGTACTTATTTCTATGTTTTGAACGTCAATTTACAAGAAGGAGAAACAGTAGAAGGTTTTGAAACCAATACCACTAAAAAAGGCTGGATTCAGCTTATAAGATAA
- the fabD gene encoding ACP S-malonyltransferase — protein MNAYIFPGQGAQFVGMGLDLYEKYPLAKELFEKANEILGFSITDIMFQGTPEDLKQTKVTQPAIFLHSVILSKVMGDSFKPDMVAGHSLGEFSALVANGTLGFEDGLKLVSQRALAMQKACELQPSTMAAVLGLEDAIVEKICAKTPGVVVAANYNCPGQLVISGEVEAIEAACVNMKEAGARRALVLPVGGAFHSPLMEPAREELAAAIENTTFSTPNCPVYQNVTTVAVTDAAEIQKNLISQLTAPVKWTQSVENMVKDGASLFIEVGPGKVLQGLVRKIAPEAKSQSADIPS, from the coding sequence ATGAACGCATATATATTTCCCGGACAAGGAGCACAGTTTGTAGGTATGGGCTTGGACCTATACGAAAAGTACCCATTGGCTAAAGAGCTATTTGAAAAAGCCAATGAAATTCTTGGATTTTCTATTACCGATATTATGTTTCAGGGTACACCTGAAGATTTAAAACAAACTAAAGTTACGCAACCGGCTATTTTCTTGCATTCGGTTATTTTGAGTAAGGTAATGGGAGATAGCTTTAAGCCAGATATGGTAGCAGGTCATTCATTAGGTGAATTTTCGGCATTGGTAGCCAATGGAACCTTGGGTTTTGAAGATGGATTAAAATTGGTTTCTCAACGTGCCTTGGCCATGCAGAAAGCCTGTGAACTTCAACCGAGTACAATGGCTGCAGTTTTAGGATTGGAAGATGCTATCGTAGAAAAAATATGTGCAAAAACACCTGGGGTGGTTGTCGCAGCAAATTATAATTGCCCAGGACAGTTGGTGATTTCTGGTGAAGTAGAAGCTATAGAAGCAGCCTGTGTAAACATGAAAGAAGCCGGAGCAAGAAGAGCGTTGGTGCTTCCGGTGGGAGGTGCATTTCACTCCCCTTTAATGGAGCCTGCTCGCGAAGAATTGGCAGCGGCAATAGAGAACACTACTTTCTCAACACCCAATTGTCCCGTATATCAAAATGTAACTACGGTTGCAGTGACAGATGCGGCAGAAATCCAAAAGAATCTTATTTCTCAATTGACCGCTCCCGTAAAATGGACACAAAGTGTGGAAAACATGGTAAAAGACGGCGCTTCCTTGTTTATAGAGGTTGGCCCAGGAAAAGTGTTGCAAGGCTTAGTTAGAAAGATAGCACCTGAAGCAAAAAGTCAATCGGCAGATATCCCAAGTTGA
- a CDS encoding gamma carbonic anhydrase family protein, producing the protein MIKTIKGKTPQFGDDCFIAENATIVGDVSMGDQCSIWYNAVLRGDVHFIKMGNKVNVQDGAIVHCTYQKSPTTIGNNVSIGHNAIVHGCTLKDNVLVGMGSIIMDDCIVESNSIIAAGAVVTKGTYVPSGSVFAGTPAKKIKDISPELSSGEIDRIADNYVMYSGWFKE; encoded by the coding sequence ATGATAAAAACAATTAAAGGCAAGACGCCGCAATTTGGTGATGATTGTTTCATTGCAGAAAACGCAACAATTGTTGGAGATGTAAGCATGGGAGACCAATGTAGTATTTGGTATAATGCCGTGCTTAGAGGAGATGTGCATTTTATTAAAATGGGAAATAAAGTTAACGTGCAAGATGGTGCTATTGTACATTGTACCTATCAGAAATCGCCCACTACTATTGGTAATAATGTTTCTATTGGTCATAATGCCATAGTTCACGGCTGTACGTTGAAAGATAATGTATTAGTAGGTATGGGAAGTATTATTATGGATGATTGTATAGTAGAGAGTAACAGCATCATTGCCGCTGGAGCTGTAGTTACAAAAGGAACTTATGTGCCTTCAGGAAGTGTTTTTGCCGGTACACCTGCTAAAAAGATAAAAGACATTAGCCCTGAACTGAGTTCTGGCGAGATAGATCGTATTGCTGATAATTATGTGATGTATTCTGGTTGGTTTAAAGAGTAA
- a CDS encoding LytR/AlgR family response regulator transcription factor → MKLNAILVEDEANSREILRNYLSKYCADVKLVGEAASIQEGLELIKKHDLDLVFLDVEMPFGNAFDLLDQLPDRTFETVFVTAYNQYAMDALNNHAAYYLMKPINIDELIKAVSYVQEIKQKENELEHKVLQPKLKSIQGKITLPQQDGFQVLNVADILYCKADDNYTEIYLENKKILVSKTLKYFEEALASFSFARIHKSYLVNVNEIVKYRKGKGGSVVVSNGKELLVSASKKKDLLAYF, encoded by the coding sequence ATGAAATTAAATGCCATACTTGTTGAAGACGAAGCCAATAGCCGCGAAATACTCCGTAATTATCTGTCAAAATATTGTGCTGATGTAAAGTTGGTAGGTGAAGCTGCATCCATTCAAGAAGGATTGGAGCTTATTAAAAAGCATGATTTGGACCTTGTGTTTTTAGATGTAGAGATGCCCTTTGGCAATGCTTTTGATTTACTGGACCAATTACCGGACCGTACTTTTGAAACTGTTTTTGTAACGGCGTATAATCAATATGCTATGGACGCTTTAAATAATCATGCGGCCTACTATCTCATGAAACCTATAAATATTGATGAGCTTATAAAAGCGGTAAGTTATGTTCAAGAGATTAAACAAAAAGAAAATGAACTAGAACATAAGGTTTTGCAGCCCAAATTAAAATCTATTCAAGGAAAGATAACCTTACCACAACAAGACGGTTTTCAGGTGTTGAATGTAGCGGATATTCTCTATTGCAAAGCAGATGATAATTATACTGAAATCTATCTGGAAAATAAGAAGATACTAGTAAGCAAGACGCTGAAATATTTTGAAGAAGCATTGGCTAGCTTTTCGTTTGCCCGTATTCACAAATCCTATTTGGTAAATGTAAACGAGATAGTGAAGTATAGAAAAGGAAAAGGAGGTAGTGTAGTAGTTTCAAATGGAAAGGAACTATTGGTCTCCGCATCCAAAAAGAAAGACTTGTTGGCCTATTTTTAG
- a CDS encoding tetratricopeptide repeat-containing sensor histidine kinase produces the protein MSLWAQREVRSSKMSKPKNNLHQVYLDSANTYKQSNIERSIDYITNSIAVLGKQADKKSLSESLVALGEVYRYHSQYDLAITNYKDALEAHKSTRTTLLLAEVYILNKQFSEAEKELSPLLKIEGLEPYQKVRLNESLGDSYRGLGLIGKAVAFYEEGILVARKNQITPKLADLNSKIADTYAQDDKLVEASAYYKSSLKLTEGLEPKRAVQEKEKVADFYNQKSQYGAEIELRKKSLNELKTLPQGRTSKGEARGDFDSITSQRINYKIANAYIAQDKYDEAIPYLKESIEEAGSEDDLVVQKDATRKLSEVFEYKGDYPKAFETYRDYVSLVDTLYVRKEQEISRAARFNREISSKQNRISGLEQERELSQSKYDLALTEQQLIQENNKRQKWIIYSLIFGMILLGLAAFFFYRSNQQQKLANNLLALKSLRSQMNPHFIFNALNSVNNYIAKSDERSANRFLSEFSTLMRSVLENSEEDFIPLTKELEQLELYVKLEHSRFPDKFDYELNVDRNIDISSFEIPPMLLQPYIENAIWHGLRYKEEKGLLKINVQPKGRTSIEITITDNGIGRKKSSQLKTQNQKKQKSKGMGNIQKRIAILNDMYKNKVDVAISDLSADGSGTKVLFVLRKD, from the coding sequence ATGAGTTTGTGGGCGCAAAGAGAGGTGCGCAGCAGTAAAATGTCCAAGCCAAAAAACAACCTGCATCAGGTTTATTTAGATTCGGCAAATACGTACAAGCAGAGTAATATTGAAAGAAGCATTGATTATATTACCAATTCCATTGCGGTACTTGGGAAGCAAGCAGATAAGAAGTCGCTTTCGGAATCTTTAGTGGCGTTGGGCGAAGTATATCGATATCATAGTCAATATGATTTGGCGATTACCAATTATAAAGATGCGCTGGAAGCTCATAAATCAACCCGTACTACACTTCTTTTGGCCGAAGTGTATATACTGAACAAACAGTTCTCGGAAGCCGAGAAAGAGTTGAGTCCATTGCTGAAGATAGAAGGTTTGGAACCTTATCAAAAAGTACGATTAAACGAAAGTTTGGGTGATTCCTATAGGGGCTTGGGACTTATTGGAAAAGCAGTGGCTTTTTATGAAGAAGGAATCTTGGTCGCCAGAAAAAACCAAATTACACCCAAGTTGGCCGATTTAAACTCTAAGATAGCCGACACCTATGCCCAGGATGATAAATTGGTAGAAGCAAGTGCATATTACAAGAGTTCATTAAAGCTTACGGAAGGGCTTGAGCCAAAACGTGCTGTTCAGGAAAAAGAAAAAGTAGCTGATTTTTATAACCAGAAAAGTCAGTACGGTGCCGAGATTGAATTACGTAAAAAAAGTCTTAATGAATTAAAGACGCTTCCTCAGGGTAGAACTAGTAAAGGAGAGGCAAGAGGCGACTTTGATTCCATTACTTCACAACGAATCAATTACAAAATAGCAAATGCCTATATAGCACAAGATAAGTATGATGAGGCAATCCCTTATCTAAAAGAAAGTATAGAAGAAGCCGGTTCTGAAGATGATTTGGTGGTTCAGAAAGATGCAACCCGAAAACTTTCTGAGGTGTTTGAATATAAGGGCGATTACCCTAAAGCTTTTGAAACCTATAGAGATTACGTGTCTTTGGTAGATACGCTATATGTTCGCAAAGAACAGGAGATATCACGAGCGGCACGATTTAACCGTGAGATATCTTCAAAACAAAATCGCATTTCAGGTTTAGAACAAGAACGGGAGTTGTCACAAAGTAAGTATGATCTGGCATTGACGGAACAGCAATTAATTCAAGAAAACAACAAGCGTCAAAAATGGATTATCTATTCGCTTATTTTTGGAATGATATTACTCGGTTTGGCTGCATTTTTCTTTTACCGTAGTAATCAGCAACAAAAATTGGCCAATAACCTTTTGGCTTTAAAATCGTTGCGATCACAGATGAATCCGCATTTTATATTTAATGCACTAAACTCTGTAAATAATTATATAGCTAAGAGCGATGAACGCAGTGCTAACAGGTTTTTAAGTGAGTTTTCAACTCTTATGCGTTCAGTATTAGAAAACTCAGAGGAAGATTTTATTCCGCTTACCAAAGAATTAGAACAACTCGAACTGTACGTAAAGTTGGAACATTCTCGTTTTCCGGATAAGTTTGATTATGAATTGAATGTCGATAGGAATATTGATATTTCATCCTTTGAAATTCCGCCGATGTTACTTCAGCCTTATATTGAAAATGCGATTTGGCACGGACTTCGATACAAAGAAGAAAAAGGACTTTTGAAAATTAATGTACAACCAAAGGGAAGAACATCCATAGAAATAACGATTACAGATAATGGTATTGGAAGAAAGAAATCATCTCAACTAAAGACCCAAAACCAAAAGAAGCAAAAATCCAAAGGAATGGGTAACATTCAAAAACGGATTGCTATTCTAAACGATATGTATAAAAATAAGGTAGATGTAGCTATTTCTGACTTATCTGCAGATGGTTCAGGTACGAAAGTGCTGTTCGTTTTGAGAAAAGACTAA